Genomic window (Enterobacteriaceae bacterium 4M9):
AATCGGCAGTACGCCCTGCGCGTAGGTGGTTTCATTGAACCACGGGCACGCGCCTTGCTCTTTAGCCAGCTCGTTAGAGGCTTTCAGCAGCCAGTACTGAATCGCTTCAAACGTTTTGTGCGTCAGGTTGTTGGCGCTGCCGTCGGAGTAGCGCACGCCGTGTTTTGCCAGGTAATAGGCGTAGTTGATAACGCCAATACCCAGCGTACGACGACCCATTGCACCGCGTTTGGCGGCGAGAATCGGGTAGTCCTGGTAGTCGAGCAGGGCGTCAAGCGCACGCACAGCGAGAATAGCCAGTTCTTCCAGATCGTCCAGGCTGTCAATGGCGCCCAGGTTAAAGGCCGACAGCGTACACAGGGCGATTTCGCCGTTTTCGTCGTTCACATCGTCCAGCGGTTTGGTCGGCAGGGCGATTTCCAGGCACAGGTTAGACTGGCGCACCGGCGCGATTTCTGGATTGAACGGGCTGTGGGTGTTGCAGTGGTCAACGTTCTGAATGTAGATACGGCCGGTTGAGGCACGTTCCTGCATCATCAGCGAGAACAGTTCTGCCGCTTTCACGCTTTGCTTGCGGATGCTGTCGTCGTTTTCATATTGCACGTACAGGCGCTCGAACTCGTCCTGGTCGGCGAAGAACGCGTCGTACAGCCCTGGCACGTCAGACGGGCTGAACAGCGTGATGTCGCCACCTTTGAGCAGGCGGGTGTACATCATTTTGTTGATCTGCACGCCGTAGTCCATGTGGCGCACGCGGTTAGCTTCGGTACCGCGGTTGTTTTTGAGCACCAGCAGGCTTTCAACTTCCATGTGCCACATTGGGTAGAACAGCGTGGCAGCACCGCCGCGCACGCCGCCCTGAGAGCAGGATTTTACCGCGGTCTGGAAGTGCTTATAGAACGGGATACAGCCGGTGTGGAACGCTTCACCGCCGCGAATCGGGCTGCCCAGTGCGCGGATGCGCCCGGCGTTAATGCCGATACCGGCGCGCTGGGAAACGTATTTCACAATGGCGCTGGAGGTGGCGTTGATAGAGTCGAGGCTGTCGCCGCACTCAATCAGCACGCACGAGCTGAACTGGCGCGTCGGGGTACGCACGCCAGACATAATTGGCGTCGGCAGCGAGATTTTGAAGGTGGAAATCGCGTCATAGAAGCGCTTGACGTAGTCGAGGCGCGTTTCACGCGGGTAGCCGGAGAACAGGCAGGCGGCGACCAGAATATACAGGAACTGCGCGCTTTCGTAGATTTCACCGGTGACGCGGTTCTGTACCAGGTATTTACCTTCCAGCTGCTTGACGGCGGCATAAGAGAAGTTCATGTCGCGCCAGTGGTCGATAAAGTCGTCCATCTGACGGAATTCGTCTTCGGTGTAGTCAGACAGCAGATGCGGGTCGTATTTGCCCAGTTCCACCATGTTGACCACGTGGTCATAAAGCTTCGGCGGCTCAAACTGACCGTAGGCTTTTTTGCGCAGGTGGAAAATCGCCAGGCGCGCAGCCATGTACTGATAGTCCGGCGCTTCGCGGGAAATCAGGTCGGCTGCGGCTTTGATAATCGTTTCATGGATGTCGGAGGTTTTGATCCCATCATAGAACTGAATTTGTGAACGCAGTTCTACCTGAGAGATAGAAACATTGTTCAGCCCATCAGCCGCCCAATCCAGTACGCGATGCAGTTTGTCCAGATTGATGCGTTCAGTGCGACCGTCACGTTTTGTAACCAGTAGGTTCTGATTCATGTGGGAATTACCTGTCCGTGAATGGAATTATCCCCCGTTTTATACACAAGACGCCGACTGTGGCTAACCCTGTGGATAAATACTATATGTAGGGGCTTGAAGATTAAGTCATCACAATATGGTGAGTATTCTAGTAAGGAATCCACAGAGAACAAGTATTGATTTTGTCGGTGAATTAGGGTTGTGCGGGAGTGTTTTTCGCTAAGTCTATGCCGTGTAAGGCCTGTGCAACTTGTCAATGATTTGCAAAAAAAAATGAAATTTTGATCGAGTGCTGATTTCCTGTGCGAGTTGTTCGCAAAAGCGCTAACAACGATGTGATTGCGCATGCATAAAGGTGCCTCTGTTCTTAACAGGCAGGATTTTCAGATAGTAGAGAAGTCTTCTGGAACCAGGCAGTTACCATAACCAGTAACATTTTTGGCAACAGATAAATTGTGCTGAAGGATAGTCTGCCTGACAGGGCGGTGCAGATAAGGCATTAAGCCAGTTGATGCAATAGCTGAATACACCCATACGGCAAAGGCGCATGAACATTCTCATCTGTTGTCGTAAATTATTACCTGGCGCAATTATTTGATTAGGCGTCACCACTGGCGCTTATGTGCCGCAACGGGGTGTTGGGTATGCCCAGCCTCATCCATGAGACGCTGGTTTATAGATAGCGGTGCCGCAGGCACCGCCGGGAGCGAGATTACGCGTTTGGCGCGTCAGCCTGGGTATGCAGCATATAGTTCACATCAACGCCAGGGCCCAGGCTAAAGCGGTCAAACAGCGGGTTGTAGTGCAACCCGGTCATGTGGCGCTCGCGAAGCGGGGTGGCGTCAACCCAGGCCAGTAATTCTGCCGGTTTAATAAATTTCTTCACATCGTGGGTGCCGCGCGGCACCATGCGCAGAATGTATTCTGCACCGACTACCGCCATCAGCCAGGATTTGCCGTTACGGTTAAGGGTTGAGAAAAACACGTGGCCGCCGGGCTTGACCAGTCGGGCGCAGGCGTTGACCACCGACTGCGGGTCGGGTACGTGCTCAAGCATTTCCATACAGGTCACCACATCATAGGCGCCAGCATGCTGGGCGGCATGTTCTTCTACCGTCTGCTGGACATAATCAACGTGAATACCGCTTTCCAGTCCGTGCAGCTTCGCGACCAGTAGTGGTTCGGCGCCCATATCAAGACCGGTGACGGTTGCCCCTTCGCGCGCCATGCTTTCGCTGAGAATGCCGCCGCCGCAGCCCACGTCCAGCACTTTCTTACCAAAAAGGCCGCCTGCACGTTCGCAGATGTAGCCCAGGCGCAGCGGGTTAATGCGGTGCAGCGGTCTGAATTCACCTTCCATATCCCACCAGCGCGACGCCACGGCTTCGAATTTAGCGATTTCATCGCGATCGACGTTCTGGGCAGCGGTTGCGTTTTCAGCATTCATGGCTCTTCTTACTCCTTCTTTGCAATCCGGCGAGTATAACAGGCCGTGTGCGTGAATAAAGCGCCGTGCGAGCGCTCTGGCGTGCTTACTTGCCGGTCTGGCTGTGTTATAATTTTCAACCTTTGAATCCGGCATACCAACAGAGGGATAGCGGTTACATGAGCGACCTTGCCAGAGAAATTACCCCGGTCAACATTGAGGAAGAGCTGAAAAACTCTTACCTGGACTATGCCATGTCGGTCATCGTTGGCCGTGCATTACCGGATGTCCGTGATGGCCTTAAGCCGGTTCACCGTCGTGTGCTTTTCGCCATGAACGTCCTGGGCAACGACTGGAACAAAGCCTACAAAAAATCGGCCCGTGTTGTGGGTGACGTTATCGGTAAATATCACCCCCACGGTGACTCCGCTGTTTATGACACCATTGTGCGTATGGCGCAGCCGTTCTCACTGCGCTACATGCTGGTCGACGGGCAGGGCAACTTCGGCTCCATCGACGGCGACTCCGCAGCAGCAATGCGTTATACCGAAATCCGCCTGCAGAAAATCGCCCATGAGTTGATGGCCGATCTCGAAAAAGAGACGGTGGATTTTGTTGATAACTACGACGGCACCGAAAAAATCCCGGAAGTGATGCCAACCAAGGTGCCAAACCTGTTGGTTAACGGCTCGTCCGGTATTGCCGTCGGTATGGCGACCAACATCCCGCCGCATAACCTGACAGAAGTGATTAACGGTTGCCTGGCCTATATAGACGATGAAAACATCAGTGTTGAAGGGCTGATGGAGCACATCCCAGGCCCGGACTTCCCGACGGCCGCGATTATCAATGGCCGCCGTGGCATTGAAGAGGCCTACCGCACCGGGCGCGGCAAAATCTACATTCGCGCGCGCGCTGAAGTAGAAGCCGATGCCAAAACCGGTCGCGAAACTATCATCGTTCATGAAATCCCCTACCAGGTAAACAAAGCGCGCCTGATTGAAAAAATCGCCGAACTGGTAAAAGACAAGCGCGTTGAGGGCATCAGCGCCCTGCGCGATGAGTCTGACAAAGACGGGATGCGCATCGTCATTGAAATTAAACGCGATGCCGTGGGCGAAGTGGTGCTCAACAATCTGTACTCCCTGACCCAGCTACAGGTGTCTTTCGGCATTAACATGGTGGCACTGCACCACGGTCAGCCGAAAATCATGACCCTTAAGGGCATCCTTGAGGCGTTTGTGCGCCACCGCCGTGAAGTGGTGACCCGCCGCACGATTTTTGAACTGCGCAAAGCGCGCGATCGCGCCCACATCCTTGAAGGTCTGGCGATTGCGCTGGCGAATATCGACCCGATTATTGAGTTGATTCGCCGTGCGCCGACGCCAGCCGAAGCGAAAGCCGGGCTTATTGCTCAGTCCTGGGATTTGGGTAACGTGTCGGCCATGCTGGAGCGCGCCGGTGATGACGCCGCTCGTCCGGAGTGGCTGGAGCCGGAGTTCGGTATCCGCGATGGCAAATACCACCTCACCGAGCAGCAGGCGCAGGCCATTCTTGATTTA
Coding sequences:
- the nrdA gene encoding ribonucleoside-diphosphate reductase subunit alpha; its protein translation is MNQNLLVTKRDGRTERINLDKLHRVLDWAADGLNNVSISQVELRSQIQFYDGIKTSDIHETIIKAAADLISREAPDYQYMAARLAIFHLRKKAYGQFEPPKLYDHVVNMVELGKYDPHLLSDYTEDEFRQMDDFIDHWRDMNFSYAAVKQLEGKYLVQNRVTGEIYESAQFLYILVAACLFSGYPRETRLDYVKRFYDAISTFKISLPTPIMSGVRTPTRQFSSCVLIECGDSLDSINATSSAIVKYVSQRAGIGINAGRIRALGSPIRGGEAFHTGCIPFYKHFQTAVKSCSQGGVRGGAATLFYPMWHMEVESLLVLKNNRGTEANRVRHMDYGVQINKMMYTRLLKGGDITLFSPSDVPGLYDAFFADQDEFERLYVQYENDDSIRKQSVKAAELFSLMMQERASTGRIYIQNVDHCNTHSPFNPEIAPVRQSNLCLEIALPTKPLDDVNDENGEIALCTLSAFNLGAIDSLDDLEELAILAVRALDALLDYQDYPILAAKRGAMGRRTLGIGVINYAYYLAKHGVRYSDGSANNLTHKTFEAIQYWLLKASNELAKEQGACPWFNETTYAQGVLPIDTYKKDLDAISNEPLHYDWEGLRESIKTHGLRNSTLSALMPSETSSQISNATNGIEPPRGHISIKASKDGILRQVVPDYELLKDNYELLWDMPGNDGYLQLVGVMQKFIDQSISANTNYDPTRFASGKVPMQQLLKDLLTAYKFGVKTLYYQNTRDGAEDAQDDLAPSIQDDGCESGACKI
- the ubiG gene encoding bifunctional 2-polyprenyl-6-hydroxyphenol methylase/3-demethylubiquinol 3-O-methyltransferase UbiG — translated: MNAENATAAQNVDRDEIAKFEAVASRWWDMEGEFRPLHRINPLRLGYICERAGGLFGKKVLDVGCGGGILSESMAREGATVTGLDMGAEPLLVAKLHGLESGIHVDYVQQTVEEHAAQHAGAYDVVTCMEMLEHVPDPQSVVNACARLVKPGGHVFFSTLNRNGKSWLMAVVGAEYILRMVPRGTHDVKKFIKPAELLAWVDATPLRERHMTGLHYNPLFDRFSLGPGVDVNYMLHTQADAPNA
- the gyrA gene encoding DNA topoisomerase (ATP-hydrolyzing) subunit A, with the protein product MSDLAREITPVNIEEELKNSYLDYAMSVIVGRALPDVRDGLKPVHRRVLFAMNVLGNDWNKAYKKSARVVGDVIGKYHPHGDSAVYDTIVRMAQPFSLRYMLVDGQGNFGSIDGDSAAAMRYTEIRLQKIAHELMADLEKETVDFVDNYDGTEKIPEVMPTKVPNLLVNGSSGIAVGMATNIPPHNLTEVINGCLAYIDDENISVEGLMEHIPGPDFPTAAIINGRRGIEEAYRTGRGKIYIRARAEVEADAKTGRETIIVHEIPYQVNKARLIEKIAELVKDKRVEGISALRDESDKDGMRIVIEIKRDAVGEVVLNNLYSLTQLQVSFGINMVALHHGQPKIMTLKGILEAFVRHRREVVTRRTIFELRKARDRAHILEGLAIALANIDPIIELIRRAPTPAEAKAGLIAQSWDLGNVSAMLERAGDDAARPEWLEPEFGIRDGKYHLTEQQAQAILDLRLQKLTGLEHEKLLDEYKELLEQIAELLHILGSADRLMEVIREELELIREQFGDKRRTEITANTADINIEDLINQEDVVVTLSHQGYVKYQPLTDYEAQRRGGKGKSAARIKEEDFIDRLLVANTHDTILCFSSRGRLYWMKVYQLPEASRGARGRPIVNLLPLEADERITAILPVREYAEGVNVFMATASGTVKKTALTEFSRPRSAGIIAVNLNEGDELIGVDLTDGNDEVMLFSAFGKVVRFKEDAVRAMGRTATGVRGIKMAESDSVVSLIIPRGEGAILTVTQNGYGKRTAASEYPTKSRATQGVISIKVTERNGNVIGAVQVDDCDQIMMITDAGTLVRTRVSEVSIVGRNTQGVILIRTAEDENVVGLQRVAEPVDDEELDSIDGSVAEGEDEIAPETDVDDDVADDADE